From Halorussus lipolyticus:
TGACCGTACCAGTCTCGTTCGTTTCGCTCTCGAAACCCCGTCAGTCCGAGGTTAACGGATATAGACATTGCCTAACAACATACGATTATTGCTTAAACAAATACTCACCAATGCGGACGCTTTCTCGACTCGTCCCCGCGGGATTTTTGACCGCCCGCCCGAAACCGAGAGGACGATGAAGAAACCGGGCATCCTCGGTACTATCCAACTCGCGGCGACTCTCATCTTCGCGCTTCCGGTCGGCCTGCTTGGCGTCCAGTTTCTCCTCGACGGTAAGACGCTACTTGGCGGCGGGTTCGTCGTCGTCGCGGTCATGATGGTCGTGCTGGAGGAGTACCTGACGACGCCGACGGACGTACCGGGCGCGGTGGCCGAGAAGACCGTCAGCAAGGTTGCGAAGACGCCGGACGACGAGGAGTGAGGTTTAAACCGCCATTTTGAGGTTGCTTGCCGAGAATTTCCGTTCTGCTGACCGGGAGTATCCTGACCGGGAGTTATTCAGCAGAGCTAGCTTCAGGCTTGAGCAACGCCGTCTACCGCACTACTCTGCCCCGCACCGCAACCGCGGGCCACACCCTCCCCAGCCGACTGTGTTGCTCGTCGCTTCGCTCCTGCGCTACTCATCCACCGGCAGACAAACCGCGTCTGCCGAGCAGTCGGTCGTCGTCCGAGAGCGACGCTCTCGTGATCACGAAAATCTTCGATTTTCGAACGACTACGCTCCCGACGACCTCGCGCGGTTCGGCGCGGCGAACGAGCCGCCGGCGGACAAACCGCGTCCGCCGAGCCGTCGGTCGCTTCGCTCCCGACGACGCCGCGCCAGCGCGCGCCGGAGGAGTTAGTAAAGTCGTAGAAACGAGACGAAAGTTCGAGAGAAGCGAGAGCTATACTGGCCGAAATCTACTGCGCGGGCGGTTCTTCGACTTCTTCCAGCGCCTCGGCGACGCCCTTGCCGTTCGGTTCGTTGTAGAGCAGAACGTCGATGGGTAGGGTCGGCGCACCGCCCACGAGGTTCTCCATGACGACGAGGCGCTCTCGGGCGCGGGACATTCCGACGTAGAAGACCCGGCGCTCGTTGTCGGTCAGGGTCGGCACGGGGTCGGTCGTGGCGGTGAACTCCTCGCCTTCGACCGGTCCGTCAACGGTGGCGGCCATCTGCTCGACCACCTTCTCGGTCAGGTCGGTGGCGACGAACACGTGGTCGGCCTCACGACCCTTCGCGGAGTGGATGGTGCCGATGCGAACGCGGTCAGCCTCCATGCCCTCGTAGTCGCCGCCGAAGTAGGCCCGCATCGAGTTCTTCTGGAAACTGGTGACTTT
This genomic window contains:
- a CDS encoding DUF7533 family protein, which codes for MKKPGILGTIQLAATLIFALPVGLLGVQFLLDGKTLLGGGFVVVAVMMVVLEEYLTTPTDVPGAVAEKTVSKVAKTPDDEE